TGGTGGCTATGTTGGGTTCGAACTAGCTGGCATTGCACAAGCAGCGGGCGCTGACGTCCATTTGATTCACCATAATGAGCGGCCGTTGAAGGCGTTTGATCAAGAGCTAGTGACGGCATTAATGGCGAATATGACGACTATGGGGATCACGTTTGATTTGAATGTGGACATTAAACGCTTAACTAAACAAGCAGACGGTATTCATTTAACCGACGATCACGGCTTCGAATTGACAACTGATTTAGTGATTTGTTCAGCTGGACGTCAACCTAATATTGCCCATCTCGGGTTAGAAAATATCGGGGTGGCAACGAACCGCCGTGGTGTGCAAGTTAATGATCATTTGCAAACGACGAATCCGCATGTCTATGCGATTGGTGATGTTAGCGATACGGCAGCACCAAAGTTAACGCCCGTAGCAGGCTATGAAGCGCGTTACTTAGTTGGTGAATTGACAATACCTAGTGCGGCCATTAGTTATCCGGTTATTCCGACGCAGGTCTTTTCAGAATTGAAGTTGGCACAAGTTGGTGTCACGCCAACGCAGGCGGCAAAACAACCGGCACAGTATACGGTTAACACGTTAGATATGACAAAATGGTTCACCTATTATCGGTTGCAGACGCCACAAGCGTTGGCTAAGGTCGTGATTGATCAAGCGACCGGTTTATTAGTGGGGGCAACGTGCTTAAGTGAAATTGCGGATGAAGTCGTGAATTACTTGATGATTTTGATTCAAAAACAAGTGACGTTGTCAGAATTACAACAGTTGATTTGGGCGTACCCAACACCAGCTAGTGATTTACAATATTTATATTAAGGTGTTATCAAAAACAGACTGCTAATTTTAGCGGTCTGTTTTTGGTGTATCCGGGATTAAAGTAGCGAAAAATGGTCCTAGCGAGTTTTAAAAATTGCCCCCGTTAGGTGCTTGACTATGCTATATTTAGGCTAAACTCAAATCACGACGACGATTGCGACAGCGATAATGTAACCGGATTCGTGAATGAAAGGAATTTATTATGTCGATTCGTTTAATTGCCTTAGATATTGATGATACGCTGCTTAATTCGGAGGGTAAACTACTGCCAAGTACGATTACAGCTGTGCAACAAGTCCAGGCCCAAGGGATTAAAGTGGTGCTCTGTACTGGCCGACCTTTAGCGGGTGTGCAACCCTATCTGACGGCGCTTAACATTACTGGTGATGACCAATATGTGGTGACTTATAATGGTGCCGTGATTGAAGCGGTTACGGGACGGGTGGTGGCGAAACAGTTGGTAGCCAATAGTTATTATCGTGAATTGACGGCGTTTGGGCAACAACAACATATCCCATTTAACGTGCTCGATGATGAAAGTGTCATCTATACGGCTGACCACGATGTGAGCTGGGTGACCGTTGTCCAAGCTTGGGAGAATCAGGCTGGACTTTTAATTCGCCAACCGGACGAGTTACCAGCTGATTTTCAAATCACAAAAGGGTTATTCGTAGGAGCACCCGAACAATTAGATGCTGTCGAACCGTTAGTTAAGCAAAAATTCGGCAAATCCTTATACGTCGTTCGCGCTGCCGCTAACTTTTTGGAACTGATGCATCCGGGAGTCAGCAAGGGCCAAGCGCTTCAAGCTTTGGCACAGCTGTTAAAGTTTGATGCGCGTGAAATTATGGCAGTCGGCGATGAGCAAAATGACATTACCATGTTTGATTTTGCGGGAACCGCGGTTGCAATGGGCAATGGTTCGGCAGCGGCTAAGGCCCATGCTAACCATGTTACCGGAACCAATGATGCTGACGGCTTGGCGGCTGCCATTCAGCGGTATGCTTTAAATTAAGCTGTATTAAAAAATGACTGCTTGATTGGCTAGGCCAATTTAAGCAGTCGTTTTTTAAAACTAATTAAACCCGAACTTGATGTTCGATGGTGAATAAGCCCGGGGCCATGCGAGCAATTAATGGCGAAACATCACCAACACTGAGTAAGGTCAAGTGGTGCATGGCACGTGATGCAATGGTATAGAGCAAGCCAACGGAGCGGTCGTCAGGGTAAGTCTTGGCCGAAACATCATAAGCAATCACGGCATCAAATTCTAACCCTTTGGCGAGATAAATCGGCATGATGATGACGCCTTGGGGCATGGTGCGGTCGTTGTCAGCCATCAGCGTTGCGACGGTATGGTGTTTGAGATATTGATACACTTTTTTACTTTCGGCTAGGTCTTTTGTGAGAATTGCGACGGTGGTGGTCGTAGTGAGTTGCCGGTTCACTTCAGTCAATAACCCCTTTAAGGCATTGGTCTCGCCGTAACGCAACATGACTTTCGGCAGGTCGCCTGCGCGGGTGAAGGCTTGGATTTGGTCGCCATCCGGCAGTAAGGCTTTAGCAAAGTTGGTGATTTGCATGGTTGAACGGTAGCTCTTGTTCAACGTAATCAAGTTGACCCGGCGAACGGCGAACGCGGCCTTTAAGCGGGTGAGCAATTCTTTGGGAGCTTCGATACCCTTGAATAAGGCTTGTTCACTATCGCCAAGCAAGGTGAACTTAGCTAACGGAAAGGCATGTTTGATATACAATAATTGCGCAAGTGAATAATCTTGCATTTCATCAACAAAGATTGACTGCATCCGTCGATTTTGACCACTACCGGTTAGAATATCGCGTAGGAGTAATAGCGGCGCACAATCGATTAGTGCGATTCGATGATATTCGATGCCTGTTTGGAAAGCCTTTTGCCGAGCAGTCCATTGTTCAGCCGTAATCGGGGCTGGCCGGTCGATTTGGGCTAAAAAGTCGTTATATTGTTCATAAGTATCGAGAAAATACCCATTATAGATTGCATTGTAGACTTGGCGGAGCCGTTTAGTTACAATCTGTTGTCCAAGATAGAAGACTTCATCGTCTAAAGATTGAAATTCACCACGACGTTTATGCCCTAGCAAATCATGATAGTCCTCATCATTTAATTGATCAATAATATCGTTGACCCAATCAGCTTGTGCCTCGTGATCAATGCGTTTTTTTAGCTGCTTAATTAACATATTCTTGAGCGCCAAGAACCGGTCGGCTGGCTGCATCGCCGCTGGTAAAGCTGTCGCCAACTGGGTGATGGTCTGCTTAGAGAAGAAGACTTCGCCATTGAAGACAACATCTGTAAATCGAAGCTGAGCGGCGGGCAATTCATGACAGTAGCGCTCAACTTGTTGCATAAATGCGGCGCCTTCCTGAAAGTCACGGATGGCCGGATTAAGGGTGGTTGCTTGGTGGTCTTGTTCGTAGCGTTCGAAGAGACTTTCAACAGTCAATCCTTGAAAGCGAGCGCTTAAAAATTCAGCCAGCGTCACTTGCCGCATATTGCGTTCACCTAGACTAGGTAGCACTTCCGAAATGTAATGACTAAAGAGCCGGTTAGGTGAAAATAACACCATTTGGTCGGCTTCTAATGAGGCCCGTGAGTGATACAGCAAGAAGGCAATGCGTTGCAGAATGGCGGACGTTTTGCCGGAACCAGCGACGCCCTGCACAACGAGCAAATCACTGTAAGTATCGCGAATAATGTCATTTTGTTCTTTTTGAATCGTGGCGACAATGTTTTGCATATACGCATCATTTTGTTCACCTAAGACGTTTTGTAAAATTTCGTCACCAACCGTTTCGTTGGTGTCGAACATGTTTTTAATTTGCCCCTGATTGATTTGAAATTGGCGTTTCTTGAGTAATTCGGTGCTTTGTTTACCGGCTGGGGCTTGGTATTGCACCTGACCTAACGTCCCATTGTAGTAAACGGATGAGATGGGGGCGCGCCAATCATAGACCAGGAAGTTCTGGTCGGCATCGACGAAAGAGGCCGTGCCGATATATAAGCGTTCGGGCGCGTCGTCCGGGCTATCTTGAATATCAATGCGGCCAAAATAGGGTGAATTACTGAGGTCTTTTAAGACGCCAACTTGGCGTTTTAAGATTGCTTCAGACTCAACCGCGCGTTCGACCATTTGCTTTTGCTGTTGCAATGCCGCATTGGTTTCAATACGGTCATCCACTTCAAAGGTATTGACGGAGTTATTATCACCATAGTTTTTCTGAATCACATCGGTTTCAAGATGGGCTTGGTTTAAGAGATGATCGGTCTGTTTGGACCGTGCTTTAACCTGTTCAACGACTTGGTCCACCCGCTGTTGTTCTTGTTGCTGTTCTTGGTTTGATGTTGTCACTGATAACAGCCTCCAGTCTTAATTGTATCCATTTTGCTTGAATAATTTTAGGCGGATTTAGGGGTAGTGTCAATTAAAGCGCCTGGGTTTAGCTTAATTTATGTAAGTCGGCACTGACTGCTTAGGATTTGTTTTGACAGCGGTGCGGGTAACGCTTAAACTAAAGATAAATAATCGTTGAAGAAAAGAACAGTAAGGCGTCCAAATAACAGAGACTTAGTAGTTGCTGAAAGCTAAGATGGACTAATGAATTGGCTTTTTGGAGATTCGGTGAAAACCGGGAACCCACCCTTATCGGTTGAATGAGTGGCAGAATAAAATTCTGCAATTTAGGTGGTACCACGGTAATGCGTCCTAATTGACTATTGTTTTAGTTGATGAGGACGTTTTTTTTTGAAAGGAAGTTTTAAACATGACAAAAAAAGTAATTTTAACGGGTGACCGCCCAACCGGTCGTTTGCACATTGGTCATTACGTCGGATCGTTAAGAAACCGCGTGGCATTACAAAATTCAGGGGACTATGACTCTTACATCATGATTGCGGATAATCAGGCGTTGACGGATAATGCGCATGATCCTGAAAAAATTCGTAAAAGTTTGTTACAAGTGGCGATGGACTATTTAGCCGTCGGGATTGATCCTGAAAAATCAACGATTTTAGTGCAATCACAAATTCCAGCGTTAACTGATATGATGAATCAATTCTTAAACTTGGTCACGGTGGCCCGGTTGAATCGGAATCCCACAGTTAAAACTGAAATTAAACAAAAAGCTTTTGGCGAGAGTGTGCCAGCCGGATTTTTCGTTTATCCAGTGAGTCAAGCAGCCGATATCACAGCCTTTAAAGCCACAACAGTGCCCGTTGGTGATGATCAAGAACCTATGTTGGAACAAACGCGTGAAATTGTCCGGAGCTTTAACAAGACTTATCAACAAGCCGTCTTAGTTGAACCAGAAGGTTATTTTCCACCTAAAGGATTAGGGCGAATCCCTGGGTTAGATGGGAACGCCAAGATGAGTAAATCCTTAGGTAATGCGATTTATTTGGCGGATGACGCCGATACCGTCCAAAAGAAAGTTATGTCCATGTATACTGACCCAGACCATATTCACGTGGAAGACCCTGGTAAGGTAGCCGGCAATGTGGTTTTCACTTACTTGGATATTTTTGGCACGGACCAGGCTAAGATTGCGGACTTAAAGGCCCAATATCAACACGGTGGTTTAGGTGATGTCAAAATTAAACGTTACTTAATTGAAGTTTTAGATGGTGTTTTACGGCCAATTCGGGAACGGCGGGCCATTTACGAAGCTGATCCAGCTCAAGTGATGGCAATTTTGAAAGCTGGCACGGCCAAAGCTAACGTGGTTGCTGATCAGACTTGGCGTGAGATGCAAGCGGCGATTGGTATTAATTATTTCGATTAAGCGCTAAACGCATTTAGGTCATTTATGCGCATCAACAAGCTATTGGTAGTCATTCTGATTTTGGAATGACTGCCATTTTTTTGCTCTCCGCCCACTATTCAGCCACGCAACCGGTTTAACGGCGCCCAAACACTGTTTTCGCCAAGCGGATGGAAGCATGATAAAATGATAACCAATTATAATTGATAGAGGAGCGTTTAGTAGTGACAGAATCAACATTTTGGCAAGCATTGGCAACGCAGGCCCGTTCAGAACAGCGGCCATTTTTTACGATGGCGCCAATGGAAGCCGTTAGTAATACTGTTTTTCGACAGGTTGTTGCGCAAGCAGCGGCTCCGGATGCGTTCTTTACTGAATTCGTCTATGCGCGCAGTGTCACTGATGCGACCACGAAATTCCCCGTACATGGGCGGCTATATGTGGCACCAGCAGAGACTAAAGCGCCAGTTGTCCAGCTTTGGGGCCAGACGCCGGCTGATTTTGCGACCGCGGCCATGGCGGTTAAACAACAAGGCTTTCAAGCCGTTGATTTGAATATGGGCTGCCCAGATGGCACGATTATTAAACACCATGGTGGTAGTGACTTGATTCGACATCCTGACTTGGCAGCTGAATGTATCGCAGCGGCGAAAACGGCGGGGTTAGCGGTGAGTGTTAAAACACGGTTAGGCTATAGCAAAGTTGCCGAGTATCGCGCTTGGGTCACAACGTTATTACAACAAGATGTGGCCTTATTAACGATCCATTTACGAACTAAGCAAGAGATGAGCAAAGTTGGGGCGCATTTTGAACTCATTGATGAGTTGATTCAATTACGAGATGCGATTGCACCACAGACCTTATTACAACTAAATGGGGATATTCCAGATTATCAAGCTGGGTTAGCTTTGGCGCAACAGCATCCGGGATTAGATGGCATCATGATTGGTCGTGGCATTTTTGCAAGTCCGTTTGCCTTTGCGAAACAACCCCATCAGCAGACGTTAGCGGAGTTACTCGGGTTACTACGACTGCAATTAGATTTGTTTGATGAGTTTGCAACAAGCTATGATGTGCCCCGCTTTCCAGCCTTAAAACGGTTCTTTAAGATTTATGCGCGGCCAGAATTAGGGGCGACGGCGCTACGGAACCAATTGATGGCAGCAAAATCAACGGCGGCCGTGCGGCAAATTTTAACTGATTTTGAGGCACAGTTAGATTAATAGGCAATCAGGCTCACGACTTTTTAGTGTCGGGGGTCTTTTTGATTGGCCTGCAACCTTACATCCGCAACGTACCGGCTTTAATGTTAAAATAAAATAATAACTAAAAATGTAAAGTGAGCGTGGTGTTGATGGAAAACTTAGCAATTGTGGACTTGGGATCAAATTCGGCGCGAATGGCAGTTAATCGCCTGCACCCCAACGGCACGGTTGAAGAAATCAAACGCGTCAAAGAAGATACGCGGTTATCAAAAGGGATGGGTGCAGCGCATATCCTACAACCAGCAGCGATTGAGCGGACCATCAAAGCGCTATTAAATTTTAAGCAACTTTATG
This genomic window from Lactobacillus sp. CBA3606 contains:
- a CDS encoding NAD(P)/FAD-dependent oxidoreductase translates to MAKQYDVVVIGGGPAGGAVASGLKAQGKSVLIIEADLWGGTCPNRGCDPKKILLSAVEAKRRAQDLQGHGLKGVPQVDWSALMTTKRGYTDGINDGTLHGLQASAIDTLHGQAYFQADGQLTVDGTVVNGTDYVIATGQQPTILPIDGHEYFQTSTDFLDLATMPKRVTFVGGGYVGFELAGIAQAAGADVHLIHHNERPLKAFDQELVTALMANMTTMGITFDLNVDIKRLTKQADGIHLTDDHGFELTTDLVICSAGRQPNIAHLGLENIGVATNRRGVQVNDHLQTTNPHVYAIGDVSDTAAPKLTPVAGYEARYLVGELTIPSAAISYPVIPTQVFSELKLAQVGVTPTQAAKQPAQYTVNTLDMTKWFTYYRLQTPQALAKVVIDQATGLLVGATCLSEIADEVVNYLMILIQKQVTLSELQQLIWAYPTPASDLQYLY
- a CDS encoding Cof-type HAD-IIB family hydrolase, with the translated sequence MSIRLIALDIDDTLLNSEGKLLPSTITAVQQVQAQGIKVVLCTGRPLAGVQPYLTALNITGDDQYVVTYNGAVIEAVTGRVVAKQLVANSYYRELTAFGQQQHIPFNVLDDESVIYTADHDVSWVTVVQAWENQAGLLIRQPDELPADFQITKGLFVGAPEQLDAVEPLVKQKFGKSLYVVRAAANFLELMHPGVSKGQALQALAQLLKFDAREIMAVGDEQNDITMFDFAGTAVAMGNGSAAAKAHANHVTGTNDADGLAAAIQRYALN
- the helD gene encoding RNA polymerase recycling motor HelD, translating into MTTSNQEQQQEQQRVDQVVEQVKARSKQTDHLLNQAHLETDVIQKNYGDNNSVNTFEVDDRIETNAALQQQKQMVERAVESEAILKRQVGVLKDLSNSPYFGRIDIQDSPDDAPERLYIGTASFVDADQNFLVYDWRAPISSVYYNGTLGQVQYQAPAGKQSTELLKKRQFQINQGQIKNMFDTNETVGDEILQNVLGEQNDAYMQNIVATIQKEQNDIIRDTYSDLLVVQGVAGSGKTSAILQRIAFLLYHSRASLEADQMVLFSPNRLFSHYISEVLPSLGERNMRQVTLAEFLSARFQGLTVESLFERYEQDHQATTLNPAIRDFQEGAAFMQQVERYCHELPAAQLRFTDVVFNGEVFFSKQTITQLATALPAAMQPADRFLALKNMLIKQLKKRIDHEAQADWVNDIIDQLNDEDYHDLLGHKRRGEFQSLDDEVFYLGQQIVTKRLRQVYNAIYNGYFLDTYEQYNDFLAQIDRPAPITAEQWTARQKAFQTGIEYHRIALIDCAPLLLLRDILTGSGQNRRMQSIFVDEMQDYSLAQLLYIKHAFPLAKFTLLGDSEQALFKGIEAPKELLTRLKAAFAVRRVNLITLNKSYRSTMQITNFAKALLPDGDQIQAFTRAGDLPKVMLRYGETNALKGLLTEVNRQLTTTTTVAILTKDLAESKKVYQYLKHHTVATLMADNDRTMPQGVIIMPIYLAKGLEFDAVIAYDVSAKTYPDDRSVGLLYTIASRAMHHLTLLSVGDVSPLIARMAPGLFTIEHQVRV
- the trpS gene encoding tryptophan--tRNA ligase; this translates as MTKKVILTGDRPTGRLHIGHYVGSLRNRVALQNSGDYDSYIMIADNQALTDNAHDPEKIRKSLLQVAMDYLAVGIDPEKSTILVQSQIPALTDMMNQFLNLVTVARLNRNPTVKTEIKQKAFGESVPAGFFVYPVSQAADITAFKATTVPVGDDQEPMLEQTREIVRSFNKTYQQAVLVEPEGYFPPKGLGRIPGLDGNAKMSKSLGNAIYLADDADTVQKKVMSMYTDPDHIHVEDPGKVAGNVVFTYLDIFGTDQAKIADLKAQYQHGGLGDVKIKRYLIEVLDGVLRPIRERRAIYEADPAQVMAILKAGTAKANVVADQTWREMQAAIGINYFD
- a CDS encoding tRNA-dihydrouridine synthase gives rise to the protein MTESTFWQALATQARSEQRPFFTMAPMEAVSNTVFRQVVAQAAAPDAFFTEFVYARSVTDATTKFPVHGRLYVAPAETKAPVVQLWGQTPADFATAAMAVKQQGFQAVDLNMGCPDGTIIKHHGGSDLIRHPDLAAECIAAAKTAGLAVSVKTRLGYSKVAEYRAWVTTLLQQDVALLTIHLRTKQEMSKVGAHFELIDELIQLRDAIAPQTLLQLNGDIPDYQAGLALAQQHPGLDGIMIGRGIFASPFAFAKQPHQQTLAELLGLLRLQLDLFDEFATSYDVPRFPALKRFFKIYARPELGATALRNQLMAAKSTAAVRQILTDFEAQLD